The region GGTGCAGAGAGCGCATTTTCAGCTGCATACAAGGCAATCTTGGCGAACGGACTTAAACGACGACGTTGCATCGCAGGTACAAACTCCAATTTAGGCCAAGCAGGTATATTTACTTTATTATTGTCAGCGTCGAAAGTTGACCACGAGCTAATACTTTCTAGATGTAACTGCAATGGTTTCTCCTTAAACTAAAATGGCGACAATAAATATGCCGCCATAATAATTAATCATCAGTAACAAATCAATAACTAAATAGTAATAACAATATCTATCAATAACTTAGGGGAGTTGCTTTATTCTATTTTATAACATAACCATGGCTATTTGATTGTAATCCCAGCAATTCATAACGCTTACTTTCGCTTACAAAATATCTCATTGATTTACTTTTTATTATCACTATTTCTTCTTACAGGCTAACAGCGTATGTCCGAGACCGAGATCATCGGTATCTTGATCAACATACAAGCCCGCTTCTTGGATCAAACGCATCATGTCTTTTGAATGATACATACGACTATTACCATTGGCCATAGCCGTAAAGTAGATAGATGTCGCATTGACACAATAAGCACCTGCCTCATAAGGTTGTCTGTCCCAGTATGTTTCTAAGATATACAAACGGCTATCGGTCGTCATGACATCTGCAGCGCGTTTTAGAATGCTTAAAATTTCACTTTTACTAAAACAATCTAAGAATTGGCTCATCCAGATGGTATCTGCGCCAGCAAAGAAAGTACGGTTTTCATCAAGTAAATCGGTTTCATGACCGTGGACACGATCTGCTACACCTGCGGCTTTGGCATTTGCCAGTGCCACATTAAGTTGCCCCGGTAGATCCATAATAGTGACGTTAATGTCAGCATCATGCTTGGTACAGGCTAATGACCATTTACCGGTATTACCGCCCACATCTAAAATGTGCTTTGGATTATGTTCGAACAATAATGCTAATACTTCAGGAAAGGCATGATCGGAATAATAATGATCAAATTCAAACCAACTGCGTTTTGCTTCTTCTGGTAATTGGCTTAAACCTGGATAAATGGTTTGCCAATCACCGAATACTTTCAGCCCTTCTGGTTTACCAGTCTCAATGGCTTTATCTAAATCAAATAAACCTTGATAGCAAACATGATGGGTAAAATCGAGATTCTTTAATGCCATGTCATCATTTAACAAAAAGTAACCCACTTTATCTAAGATGAA is a window of Moritella sp. Urea-trap-13 DNA encoding:
- a CDS encoding class I SAM-dependent methyltransferase; this translates as MAFYDKPAEMSAFNAKFEAQKIAFSPVAFQVARCLLKFGILKAVDEAGKQGVSLTTLTQQLDTSEYGISVLLDMGLSMGLVWQQEDNFILDKVGYFLLNDDMALKNLDFTHHVCYQGLFDLDKAIETGKPEGLKVFGDWQTIYPGLSQLPEEAKRSWFEFDHYYSDHAFPEVLALLFEHNPKHILDVGGNTGKWSLACTKHDADINVTIMDLPGQLNVALANAKAAGVADRVHGHETDLLDENRTFFAGADTIWMSQFLDCFSKSEILSILKRAADVMTTDSRLYILETYWDRQPYEAGAYCVNATSIYFTAMANGNSRMYHSKDMMRLIQEAGLYVDQDTDDLGLGHTLLACKKK